In the genome of Streptomyces sp. NBC_00190, one region contains:
- a CDS encoding MbtH family protein produces MTNPFENPNGTYLVLINDEGQHSVWPEFAEVPAGWTVVKPADTREAALAYIEETWTDMRPASLVKAMADTAS; encoded by the coding sequence ATGACGAACCCGTTTGAGAACCCGAACGGCACCTACCTGGTCCTGATCAACGACGAGGGCCAGCACTCCGTGTGGCCCGAGTTCGCCGAGGTGCCGGCCGGCTGGACCGTGGTGAAGCCCGCCGACACCCGCGAGGCCGCCCTCGCCTACATCGAGGAGACCTGGACGGACATGCGCCCGGCGAGCCTGGTCAAGGCCATGGCCGACACAGCCTCCTGA